A genomic segment from Amycolatopsis camponoti encodes:
- a CDS encoding MMPL family transporter, giving the protein MLPTGTPVVERVTNWSLRHRTAAILGWLALVAFAWAVGTFVPGTDARSAPAGDAGTGQAVLDRQSTREPFWENVLVPRESPAVADLVTTLRTSGAVADIRSPLDDPAQVSADGRSGLVTFRLLGTGAQVRASLTTATAAADAVAARHPDARLAQAGDLSVSGAVDQSIKEDIKRSETRSLPITVLILLVVFGSLVAAAVPVLLAGTTVFAAFGCLSLVDNWVPVNSATSAMTLLIGMAVGVDYSLFFLRRAREERAHGVDESIRIAARTSGHVIVVSGLTVVLCVTGLLFTGLDNLRGLTVSTVLVVGLAVLAAVTVLPATLSALGRHVDRGRIPWLGTRSTRSRFWAAVAGVVTRRPALWSGVTAALLIVLAVPASGIRLQDPAPTESLPRGIPVIDAAARVQEAFPGVTMPAHVVLWNERGGPVDTPEVRRAIGELTAGTPRPAVVVPVDQALVVRIPLGGNGNDAAASRTLTTLRETLLPRTIGRLDGIGYAVAGRTAEAHDFTAQVLARAPYVFGFILLLAFVLLLVVFRSVAVPAVSILLNLLSVGAAYGVLTLVFQDGFLAPLLGFTPYGGVLGWLPMFLFVLLFGLSTDYHVFILSRIRERRLAGGSAREAIVEGTARSSGVVTSAALIMTGVFSIFLSLAAIEYKMLGLGMAFAILLDATLVRGVLLPAALALFGDRLWRPHAVASLKGRSRTLHLS; this is encoded by the coding sequence ATGCTGCCTACAGGCACGCCTGTGGTCGAACGCGTCACGAACTGGTCGTTGCGCCACCGCACCGCCGCGATCCTCGGCTGGTTGGCGCTCGTCGCTTTCGCCTGGGCCGTCGGCACGTTCGTGCCCGGCACCGACGCGCGCTCGGCCCCCGCCGGCGACGCCGGGACCGGCCAAGCGGTCCTCGACCGCCAGTCCACCCGCGAACCGTTCTGGGAAAACGTCCTGGTACCAAGGGAATCCCCGGCGGTCGCCGACCTGGTGACGACGTTGAGGACGTCCGGCGCGGTCGCCGACATCCGCTCCCCGCTCGACGACCCGGCCCAGGTCTCCGCCGACGGCCGCTCCGGCCTGGTCACGTTCCGTCTGCTCGGCACGGGTGCGCAAGTCCGCGCGAGTCTCACGACGGCGACCGCCGCCGCCGACGCGGTGGCGGCCCGGCACCCGGACGCGCGCCTCGCCCAGGCCGGCGACCTCAGCGTGTCCGGCGCGGTCGACCAGAGCATCAAGGAAGACATCAAGCGGTCCGAAACCCGCTCGCTCCCGATCACCGTCCTGATCCTGCTCGTCGTGTTCGGCTCACTGGTCGCGGCCGCGGTCCCGGTACTGCTCGCGGGGACGACGGTGTTCGCCGCCTTCGGCTGTCTGTCCCTTGTGGACAACTGGGTTCCGGTCAACAGCGCCACTTCCGCGATGACGCTGCTCATCGGCATGGCGGTCGGCGTCGACTACTCGCTGTTCTTCCTGCGCCGGGCACGCGAAGAGCGCGCTCACGGCGTGGACGAGTCGATCCGGATCGCCGCGCGGACGTCGGGGCACGTGATCGTCGTGTCGGGGCTGACCGTCGTGCTGTGCGTGACCGGCCTGCTGTTCACCGGGCTCGACAACCTCCGCGGCCTGACCGTGAGCACGGTCCTCGTCGTCGGGCTGGCCGTCTTGGCGGCGGTGACGGTGCTGCCGGCGACGCTTTCGGCGCTCGGGCGCCACGTCGACCGCGGCCGGATCCCGTGGCTCGGCACCCGGAGCACGCGCTCGCGGTTCTGGGCGGCGGTCGCCGGGGTGGTCACCCGGCGGCCCGCGCTGTGGAGCGGGGTCACCGCCGCGTTGCTGATCGTGCTCGCGGTGCCCGCGTCCGGCATCCGGCTGCAGGACCCCGCGCCGACCGAGAGCCTGCCGCGCGGCATCCCGGTGATCGACGCCGCCGCGCGCGTCCAGGAAGCGTTTCCCGGCGTGACGATGCCCGCGCACGTCGTCCTCTGGAACGAGCGCGGCGGGCCGGTCGACACCCCCGAGGTCCGGCGAGCCATCGGCGAACTCACCGCGGGCACCCCGCGACCGGCCGTCGTCGTCCCGGTGGACCAGGCCCTCGTCGTCCGGATTCCGCTGGGCGGCAACGGAAACGACGCGGCGGCGAGCCGCACGCTCACGACGTTGCGGGAAACCCTGCTGCCCCGGACGATCGGCCGGCTCGACGGCATCGGGTACGCGGTGGCGGGCCGCACGGCGGAAGCGCACGACTTCACCGCGCAGGTGCTCGCGCGAGCGCCGTACGTCTTCGGGTTCATCCTGCTGCTCGCGTTCGTGCTGCTGCTCGTCGTGTTCCGGTCGGTCGCCGTGCCCGCGGTGTCGATCCTGCTCAACCTGCTCTCGGTCGGCGCCGCCTACGGCGTGCTCACGCTCGTGTTCCAAGACGGCTTTCTCGCACCACTACTGGGTTTCACGCCCTACGGCGGCGTGCTGGGCTGGCTGCCGATGTTCCTGTTCGTGCTGCTGTTCGGGCTGAGCACGGACTACCACGTGTTCATCCTCAGCCGGATCCGCGAACGACGGCTCGCGGGCGGTTCGGCGCGGGAAGCGATCGTCGAAGGCACCGCGCGCAGCTCCGGCGTCGTGACGAGCGCCGCGCTGATCATGACCGGGGTGTTCAGCATCTTCCTGAGCCTCGCGGCGATCGAGTACAAGATGCTCGGGCTCGGCATGGCGTTCGCGATCCTGCTCGACGCGACACTCGTGCGCGGCGTGCTGCTGCCCGCGGCGCTGGCGCTGTTCGGCGACCGGCTGTGGCGGCCCCATGCTGTAGCAAGTCTTAAAGGTCGGTCCAGAACTCTTCACTTGTCCTGA
- a CDS encoding ArsR/SmtB family transcription factor, whose translation MWTTGDDLLRQLGALGNPHRLRIVAALRAERTYVSKLARELRISRALLQVHLRKLEAAGLVEASFEVGEDGKTLRFYELTPFSVVLTPETIAAAVPTLTTPDSVQRDGEEGRT comes from the coding sequence ATGTGGACCACGGGCGACGACCTGCTGCGGCAGCTGGGCGCCCTCGGCAACCCGCACCGGCTGCGGATCGTCGCCGCCCTGCGCGCCGAACGCACCTACGTCAGCAAGCTCGCGCGCGAGCTGCGGATCAGCCGCGCGCTGCTGCAGGTCCACCTGCGCAAGCTCGAAGCCGCGGGCCTGGTCGAGGCGAGCTTCGAGGTCGGCGAAGACGGCAAGACGCTGCGGTTCTACGAGCTCACCCCGTTTTCCGTCGTGCTGACGCCGGAGACGATCGCGGCCGCCGTGCCGACGCTGACCACACCGGATTCCGTCCAGCGGGACGGCGAGGAGGGACGAACATGA
- a CDS encoding DUF2786 domain-containing protein translates to MTESDPQLERIRKLLAKAEDPAVTEAEAEAYNTKAAELVARYGIDQAMLAASGANSDEIGTLKIPMNDPYSRDKASLLTSVAYPLRCRTLLHRFGQKVDSVTVFGFKSDLGRVELLFTSLLLQASTQLTRVRPDGFFPGESLAAYRRTWLHGFARAVHERLTHAEQEAVRTAAPGERSAELVVRDRAQLVQHAFDSEYGGLRSAAPRRLSGSGYLDGHDAGTRANLDPSALTRRQKALR, encoded by the coding sequence ATGACCGAGTCAGACCCGCAGCTCGAGCGCATCCGCAAGCTGCTGGCCAAGGCCGAGGACCCGGCGGTCACCGAGGCGGAGGCCGAGGCTTACAACACGAAGGCCGCCGAGCTGGTCGCGCGCTACGGGATCGACCAGGCGATGCTCGCCGCGTCCGGCGCGAACTCCGACGAGATCGGGACGCTGAAGATCCCGATGAACGACCCGTACAGCCGCGACAAGGCGAGCCTGCTGACCTCGGTCGCCTACCCGCTGCGCTGCCGGACGCTGCTGCACCGCTTCGGCCAGAAGGTCGACAGCGTCACCGTGTTCGGCTTCAAGTCCGACCTCGGCCGGGTCGAGCTGCTGTTCACCAGCCTGCTGCTGCAGGCGAGCACGCAGCTGACCCGCGTCCGGCCGGACGGTTTCTTCCCCGGCGAGTCGCTCGCCGCCTACCGGCGCACGTGGCTGCACGGGTTCGCCCGCGCGGTGCACGAACGGCTGACCCACGCCGAGCAGGAGGCGGTCCGCACGGCGGCGCCCGGCGAGCGGTCGGCCGAGCTGGTGGTCCGCGACCGCGCGCAGCTGGTGCAGCACGCGTTCGACTCCGAGTACGGCGGCTTGCGCTCCGCCGCACCCCGCCGGCTGTCCGGCAGCGGGTACCTCGACGGCCACGACGCCGGCACGCGGGCGAACCTCGACCCGTCGGCGTTGACCCGCCGCCAGAAGGCCCTGCGCTGA
- a CDS encoding response regulator, translating into MTSVLVVDDQDLVRAGFAALLAAVPGIDVIGEARDGLEAVSKAAALRPDVVLMDIRLPELDGVRATERILAAPPPRPSVLMLTVFDLDEYVYAALRAGASGFLLKDSPPETLVAGIHAAARGDMLSGPAITRRLVEAFTAARPAAAPELPGLTDREREVLKFVGTGATNGDIAAELRVSEATVKTHLNRLMAKLGISSRAQAVVVAYETGLVSPGDTRTRCTRPNT; encoded by the coding sequence GTGACCAGCGTGCTGGTGGTCGACGACCAGGACCTCGTCCGCGCCGGGTTCGCCGCGTTGCTCGCCGCGGTGCCGGGCATCGACGTCATCGGCGAAGCGCGCGACGGGCTCGAGGCCGTCTCGAAGGCGGCGGCACTGAGGCCGGACGTCGTCCTGATGGACATCCGGCTGCCCGAGCTGGACGGCGTGCGGGCGACCGAGCGGATCCTCGCGGCGCCGCCGCCGCGCCCCAGCGTGCTCATGCTGACGGTGTTCGACCTCGACGAGTACGTCTACGCGGCGTTGCGCGCGGGCGCGTCCGGCTTCCTGCTCAAGGACAGCCCGCCGGAGACGCTGGTCGCGGGCATCCACGCGGCCGCCCGCGGCGACATGCTGTCCGGCCCGGCCATCACCCGCCGGCTGGTGGAGGCGTTCACCGCCGCCCGGCCCGCCGCCGCGCCGGAACTGCCGGGGCTGACCGACCGCGAGCGCGAGGTGCTCAAGTTCGTCGGCACGGGCGCGACGAACGGCGACATCGCGGCCGAGCTGCGCGTCAGCGAGGCGACGGTGAAGACGCACCTCAACCGGCTGATGGCCAAGCTGGGCATTTCGAGCCGGGCGCAGGCGGTGGTCGTGGCGTACGAAACCGGGCTCGTGTCGCCGGGCGACACGCGCACCCGGTGCACGCGTCCGAACACCTGA
- a CDS encoding sensor histidine kinase — protein sequence MPGLLRARPRLADAVLAVVGAAYQLVGATDLGGHFGDHARPLGLLLAAVSALPLAARRRFPISALVACVVLMGLFYGLGFRSQLGQLSVVVAAYTVWAHCRFRDALAVTLLGLAAYETSMLSGSPVSPVGDSLLALLLAAGVAAIGRTAYVRSHRLRDAEHEAEEAVAEERVRIAHELHDVVSHHLSVISVQANLARYVFESSPDTARTALDTITGTTTEALDELRRLLSVLRPPQHAPAEYRPQPGLADLDALAARVREAGIPVEVSVTGEPRTLPPGQQLCAYRVAQEALTNVLKHAGSAASLVIEYGTSQLVLSVTDAGGREVTPNPAGHGLVGMRERARMYGGVIEIGPREPAGFAVVLTLPYPSRPSPEPQEPE from the coding sequence GTGCCGGGACTCCTTCGCGCGCGGCCGCGGCTCGCCGACGCCGTGCTCGCGGTCGTCGGCGCGGCCTACCAGCTCGTCGGCGCCACCGACCTCGGCGGGCACTTCGGCGACCACGCACGGCCCCTCGGCCTGCTCCTCGCCGCCGTGAGCGCGCTGCCGCTCGCGGCGCGCCGCCGGTTCCCGATCTCGGCCCTGGTCGCCTGCGTCGTCCTGATGGGACTGTTCTACGGCCTCGGTTTCCGGTCGCAGCTCGGCCAGCTCAGCGTGGTCGTGGCCGCGTACACGGTGTGGGCGCACTGCCGGTTCCGGGACGCGCTGGCCGTGACGCTGCTCGGCCTGGCCGCCTACGAGACGTCGATGCTGTCCGGCAGCCCGGTTTCCCCGGTCGGCGACTCGCTCCTGGCGCTGCTGCTCGCCGCCGGGGTCGCGGCGATCGGGCGCACCGCCTACGTGCGCAGCCACCGCTTGCGCGACGCCGAGCACGAGGCCGAGGAGGCCGTCGCCGAGGAGCGCGTCCGGATCGCGCACGAGCTGCACGACGTCGTCTCGCACCACCTTTCGGTGATCTCGGTGCAGGCCAACCTCGCGCGGTACGTCTTCGAATCGTCGCCGGACACCGCGCGCACGGCGCTGGACACGATCACCGGCACGACCACCGAAGCGCTCGACGAGCTGCGACGCCTCCTCAGCGTCCTTCGCCCGCCGCAGCACGCGCCGGCGGAGTACCGGCCGCAGCCCGGGCTCGCCGACCTGGACGCACTCGCCGCGCGGGTCCGCGAGGCCGGGATCCCGGTCGAGGTGAGCGTCACCGGCGAGCCGCGGACGTTGCCGCCGGGCCAGCAGCTGTGCGCGTACCGCGTCGCGCAGGAAGCGCTGACGAACGTGCTCAAGCACGCGGGTTCGGCCGCTTCGCTGGTCATCGAATACGGGACTTCGCAGCTGGTGCTCAGCGTGACGGACGCGGGCGGGCGCGAGGTGACGCCGAACCCGGCCGGGCACGGGCTGGTCGGCATGCGCGAGCGCGCCCGGATGTACGGTGGCGTGATCGAGATCGGTCCCCGGGAGCCGGCCGGGTTCGCCGTCGTGCTGACCCTGCCGTACCCGAGCCGCCCGTCGCCCGAACCGCAGGAGCCCGAGTGA
- a CDS encoding TetR/AcrR family transcriptional regulator, producing MGTRQRLIDTASELLAGEGVDAVTLRGIAKAAGVSHGAPLRHFSGRAELLSAVATRGYADLLARRETLPGNSPRERLTAACHSYLDFALTNPAMFELMFRRDLVDADDPALSAAASAVFDTFAVLVAAVPTPLARSGADLRLVAASLWAALHGLAQLWLWGGLAGASFAPSPESALAVTLDAYLN from the coding sequence ATGGGCACCCGGCAACGCCTGATCGACACCGCGTCCGAGCTGCTGGCCGGCGAAGGCGTCGACGCGGTGACGTTGCGCGGGATCGCCAAGGCGGCCGGCGTGTCGCACGGCGCCCCGCTGCGGCACTTCTCGGGCCGTGCCGAACTGCTGTCCGCCGTGGCGACGCGCGGGTACGCCGACCTGCTCGCCCGCCGGGAGACGCTGCCCGGGAACTCGCCGCGCGAGCGGCTGACGGCCGCCTGTCACAGCTACCTCGACTTCGCGCTGACCAACCCGGCGATGTTCGAGCTGATGTTCCGCCGAGACCTGGTCGACGCGGACGACCCGGCGCTCTCGGCGGCGGCGAGCGCGGTGTTCGACACCTTCGCCGTGCTGGTGGCGGCGGTGCCGACGCCGCTCGCGCGCTCGGGCGCCGACCTGCGGCTGGTCGCCGCCTCGCTGTGGGCCGCGCTGCACGGGCTCGCGCAGCTGTGGCTGTGGGGCGGGCTGGCCGGCGCGAGCTTCGCACCGTCGCCGGAGTCGGCGCTGGCCGTGACGCTCGACGCGTACCTGAACTGA
- a CDS encoding SGNH/GDSL hydrolase family protein has protein sequence MSYHRFVVLGDSCAEGLDDPYPDQRAYRGWADFVAARLAQDEPSFRYANLAVRGRRLDQIVPEQVPAATRLEPDLIALFGGGNDVMSRGWDARTVARRVDAAIRACTEISPTVVTFTLSDISHRMPLGRRMRPRIVALNEAIREAAVSYGAQLIDLWPDQAVTDSRYFGADRLHLSTHGHRRLAAYVLGLLGVSHDPAWLDPLPGVAAPGSWRADAHWLLREVLPVAVTRTRNRMIGRQPGDGFFPKRPDLLPMTRDEAWAPGNA, from the coding sequence ATGAGCTACCACCGTTTCGTCGTCCTCGGCGACAGCTGCGCCGAAGGTCTCGACGACCCGTACCCGGACCAGCGCGCCTATCGGGGCTGGGCGGACTTCGTCGCCGCGCGCCTGGCGCAGGACGAGCCCAGCTTCCGGTACGCCAACCTGGCGGTCCGCGGACGGCGGCTCGACCAGATCGTCCCCGAGCAGGTCCCCGCCGCGACGCGCCTCGAACCCGACCTCATCGCGCTCTTCGGCGGCGGCAACGACGTCATGAGCCGCGGCTGGGACGCGCGGACCGTCGCCCGGCGGGTCGACGCCGCGATCCGCGCCTGCACCGAGATCTCGCCCACCGTCGTCACCTTCACCCTCAGCGACATCTCCCACCGGATGCCGCTCGGACGCCGGATGCGGCCGCGGATCGTCGCGCTCAACGAGGCCATCCGCGAAGCCGCCGTCAGCTACGGCGCGCAGCTCATCGACCTCTGGCCCGACCAGGCCGTCACCGACTCGCGGTACTTCGGCGCCGACCGGCTCCACCTCTCCACGCACGGCCACCGGCGGCTCGCCGCGTACGTCCTCGGCCTGCTCGGCGTCAGCCACGACCCCGCCTGGCTCGACCCGCTGCCCGGCGTCGCGGCGCCGGGGAGCTGGCGTGCCGACGCGCACTGGCTGCTGCGCGAGGTCCTGCCGGTCGCCGTGACGCGCACGCGCAACCGGATGATCGGCCGCCAGCCCGGCGACGGCTTCTTCCCGAAGCGCCCGGACCTGCTCCCCATGACCCGGGACGAGGCATGGGCACCCGGCAACGCCTGA
- a CDS encoding YybH family protein, whose amino-acid sequence MTLESEVRQHIGAIVEGLRAKDLDALRRVYAEDVVSYDVEPPLQHVGIDAKLTNWAKVFTLFEEVDYELRDLTLIVSTDLAVGHGFGRVSGTLRDGTPTKGMWVRATFVLRKRGNDWLIVHDQASVPFDMATGRGVADLEP is encoded by the coding sequence ATGACACTCGAATCGGAAGTCAGGCAGCACATCGGCGCGATCGTCGAAGGGCTGCGAGCCAAGGACCTCGACGCGCTCAGGCGGGTCTACGCCGAGGACGTCGTGTCCTACGACGTCGAGCCGCCGCTGCAGCACGTCGGGATCGACGCGAAGCTGACGAACTGGGCCAAGGTCTTCACCCTCTTCGAAGAGGTGGACTACGAGCTGCGCGACCTCACGCTCATCGTGAGCACCGACCTGGCCGTCGGACACGGCTTCGGCCGGGTCAGCGGCACCCTGCGCGACGGAACGCCGACGAAAGGCATGTGGGTCCGCGCCACGTTCGTCCTGCGGAAGCGGGGGAACGACTGGCTGATCGTCCACGACCAGGCTTCGGTGCCGTTCGACATGGCGACCGGCCGGGGCGTGGCCGACCTCGAGCCCTGA
- a CDS encoding GAF domain-containing protein — translation MAEAPEPELLRDPESYARLLEHVREAVLQGVPGPRPPRSVVSDSWNRSLAARVDPDEGEAPFVFDTEALASLREAHPLAPVLPVLRQMLVSIADDAEHVMIVTDADGLILWREGETAQLLRGDRVGLTEGTRWSEAAIGTNAMGTALATGEPVQIHSAEHLVRRYHTWTCAAAPVRDPETGVLLGSIDVSGPLRTVHPAMISLVTATAQLAEGQLRAHLAVRDERLRRVNMPHLEALRGRPGALLSAGGRVLAAQACLLPSTVDVRRGGGTVALSDGRLATVEPLAEGYLLRLSSGGAGQRSRLRLGYLSDGAHSTTVDGREVPVTLRHAEILTLLALHPNGLSAERLALQLYGETGNPVTVRAEIHRLRSQLGAQVVQTRPYRLAADVDADFVRARTSLRTGSPADVLRVFRGPLLPESEAPAVREERESLTAQVRQVALNSEDPGVLWSFWETACGVDDLAVLDALLETLPAADPRRAAVSAHRARLA, via the coding sequence GTGGCAGAGGCGCCCGAACCGGAGCTGCTGCGCGACCCCGAGTCGTACGCGCGGCTGCTGGAGCACGTCCGCGAGGCGGTGCTCCAGGGCGTTCCCGGGCCCCGGCCGCCACGCTCGGTCGTCTCCGACTCGTGGAACCGCTCGCTCGCGGCCCGCGTCGACCCGGACGAGGGCGAGGCCCCGTTCGTCTTCGACACCGAAGCCCTCGCTTCGCTGCGTGAAGCCCATCCGCTGGCACCGGTGCTGCCGGTGCTGCGGCAGATGCTGGTGAGCATCGCCGACGACGCCGAGCACGTGATGATCGTGACCGACGCCGACGGCCTGATCCTGTGGCGCGAGGGCGAGACGGCGCAACTCCTGCGCGGCGACCGCGTCGGCCTCACCGAAGGCACGCGCTGGAGCGAAGCGGCGATCGGCACGAACGCCATGGGGACGGCGCTCGCGACCGGCGAGCCGGTGCAGATCCACTCGGCCGAGCACCTGGTCCGGCGCTACCACACGTGGACGTGCGCGGCGGCGCCCGTGCGCGACCCCGAGACCGGCGTGCTGCTCGGCTCCATCGACGTCAGCGGGCCGCTGCGCACGGTCCACCCGGCGATGATCTCCCTGGTCACGGCCACGGCGCAGCTCGCCGAGGGCCAGCTGCGCGCCCACCTCGCGGTCCGCGACGAGCGCCTGCGGCGCGTCAACATGCCGCACCTGGAAGCCCTGCGCGGACGCCCCGGCGCCCTGCTCTCGGCGGGCGGCCGGGTGCTGGCCGCCCAGGCGTGCCTGCTGCCGTCCACAGTGGACGTCCGGCGCGGCGGCGGGACGGTCGCCCTCTCCGACGGCCGCCTCGCGACGGTGGAGCCCCTCGCCGAGGGCTACCTGCTCCGGCTTTCCTCCGGCGGTGCGGGGCAGCGCTCCCGCCTGCGCCTCGGCTACCTTTCCGACGGCGCGCATTCGACCACTGTGGACGGTCGCGAAGTACCGGTGACGTTGCGGCACGCGGAGATCCTGACCCTGCTGGCCCTGCACCCGAACGGCCTGTCCGCGGAACGGCTGGCGCTGCAGCTCTACGGCGAAACGGGCAACCCCGTGACGGTCCGCGCGGAGATCCACCGCCTGCGTTCCCAGCTGGGCGCGCAGGTGGTGCAGACGCGCCCGTACCGCCTGGCGGCCGACGTCGACGCCGACTTCGTGCGGGCGCGAACGTCGTTGCGCACCGGTTCCCCGGCCGACGTCCTGCGCGTCTTCCGCGGGCCGCTACTGCCGGAGTCGGAAGCGCCCGCGGTCCGCGAGGAGCGCGAGTCCCTCACGGCGCAGGTCCGCCAGGTGGCGTTGAACAGCGAAGACCCGGGCGTGCTGTGGTCGTTCTGGGAGACGGCGTGCGGGGTCGACGACCTCGCGGTGCTGGACGCCCTGCTGGAGACGCTCCCGGCGGCCGACCCGCGGCGGGCCGCCGTCTCGGCCCACCGCGCCCGGCTCGCCTGA
- the exaC gene encoding acetaldehyde dehydrogenase ExaC: protein MVQYAAPNTEGSVVSYESRYDHYIGGEYVPPASGRYFENPTPVTGKTFCEIARGTAEDVEKALDAAHGAAPAWGRTSVEERAGILLKIADRMEQNLEAIAVAEAWENGKAVRETLAADIPLAIDHFRYFAGALRAQEGGISQIDENTVAYHFHEPLGVVAQIIPWNFPILMAVWKLAPALAAGNAIVLKPAEQTPASIHLLFSIIGDLIPPGVVNIVNGFGVEAGKPLASSNRVRKVAFTGETTTGRLILQYASENIIPVTVELGGKSPNIFFDDVAARNDDFYNKAQEGFALFALNNGEVCTCPSRALIQSGIYDKFLGDAIERVRGIKQGHPLDTDTMIGAQASNDQLEKILSYIDIGKQEGAEILTGGARTDLGGELSGGYYVEPTVFAGDNKMRIFQEEIFGPVLSVAKFDDYDDAMKIANDTLYGLGAGVWSRDGNTAYRAGRDIQAGRVWVNNYHAYPAHAAFGGYKASGIGRENHKMMLDHYQQTKNMLVSYSDQALGFF, encoded by the coding sequence ATGGTCCAGTACGCCGCACCGAACACCGAAGGCAGCGTCGTCAGCTACGAGTCGCGCTACGACCACTACATCGGCGGCGAGTACGTACCGCCCGCGAGCGGCCGGTACTTCGAAAACCCGACCCCCGTCACCGGGAAGACCTTCTGCGAGATCGCGCGCGGTACCGCCGAAGACGTCGAGAAGGCGCTGGACGCCGCCCACGGCGCGGCGCCGGCCTGGGGCCGGACGTCGGTCGAGGAACGCGCCGGGATCCTGCTCAAGATCGCCGACCGGATGGAGCAGAACCTCGAGGCGATCGCGGTCGCCGAGGCGTGGGAGAACGGCAAGGCGGTCCGCGAGACCCTCGCCGCCGACATCCCGCTGGCCATCGACCACTTCCGCTACTTCGCCGGCGCGCTGCGCGCCCAGGAGGGCGGCATCTCGCAGATCGACGAGAACACCGTCGCCTACCACTTCCACGAGCCGCTCGGCGTGGTCGCGCAGATCATCCCGTGGAACTTCCCGATCCTGATGGCGGTCTGGAAGCTAGCCCCGGCGCTGGCCGCGGGCAACGCGATCGTGCTCAAGCCGGCCGAGCAGACGCCGGCGTCGATCCACCTGCTGTTCTCGATCATCGGCGACCTGATCCCGCCGGGCGTGGTCAACATCGTCAACGGCTTCGGCGTCGAGGCGGGCAAGCCGCTGGCGTCGAGCAACCGCGTCCGCAAGGTCGCCTTCACCGGCGAGACCACCACCGGACGGCTGATCCTGCAGTACGCCAGCGAGAACATCATCCCGGTGACCGTCGAGCTGGGCGGCAAGAGCCCGAACATCTTCTTCGACGACGTGGCCGCGCGCAACGACGACTTCTACAACAAGGCGCAGGAGGGCTTCGCGCTCTTCGCGCTGAACAACGGCGAGGTCTGCACGTGCCCGTCGCGGGCGCTGATCCAGAGCGGCATCTACGACAAGTTCCTGGGTGACGCGATCGAGCGCGTCCGCGGCATCAAGCAGGGCCACCCGCTCGACACCGACACGATGATCGGCGCGCAGGCCTCCAACGACCAGCTCGAGAAGATCCTGTCCTACATCGACATCGGCAAGCAGGAGGGCGCCGAGATCCTCACCGGCGGTGCGCGCACCGACCTCGGCGGCGAGCTGTCCGGCGGCTACTACGTCGAGCCGACGGTGTTCGCGGGCGACAACAAGATGCGCATCTTCCAGGAGGAGATCTTCGGCCCGGTGCTGTCGGTGGCGAAGTTCGACGACTACGACGACGCCATGAAGATCGCCAACGACACGCTGTACGGCCTCGGCGCCGGTGTCTGGTCCCGCGACGGCAACACCGCCTACCGCGCCGGCCGCGACATCCAGGCGGGCCGCGTCTGGGTGAACAACTACCACGCCTACCCGGCGCACGCGGCCTTCGGCGGCTACAAGGCGTCCGGCATCGGCCGCGAGAACCACAAGATGATGCTGGACCACTACCAGCAGACGAAGAACATGCTGGTCTCCTACTCGGACCAGGCGCTCGGGTTCTTCTGA
- a CDS encoding DUF779 domain-containing protein, translating to MTRRVDLTPAAADLLRQLVSVHGPVMFHQSGGCCDGSAPMCYPDGEFKTGASDVRLGSLEVEGIADVPVWMSGPQFEYWKHTHLTIDVVPGRGSGFSLEAPEGVRFLIRSRLLTDEESAALS from the coding sequence ATGACCCGGCGAGTAGACCTGACGCCGGCGGCCGCGGATCTCCTGCGGCAGTTGGTGTCGGTCCACGGGCCGGTGATGTTCCACCAGTCCGGCGGGTGCTGCGACGGCAGCGCCCCGATGTGTTACCCGGACGGGGAGTTCAAGACCGGCGCATCGGATGTGCGACTCGGTTCGCTGGAGGTCGAGGGCATCGCCGACGTGCCGGTCTGGATGTCCGGACCGCAGTTCGAGTACTGGAAGCACACGCACCTGACGATCGACGTCGTGCCGGGTCGCGGCAGCGGGTTTTCCCTGGAGGCGCCCGAAGGCGTGCGCTTCCTGATCCGCTCGCGGCTGCTCACCGACGAAGAGTCGGCGGCGCTGAGCTGA